The Geovibrio ferrireducens genome window below encodes:
- the cysK gene encoding cysteine synthase A gives MGRIAETLTDLIGNTPLLAIGRAAQGAKGRIAAKLESFNPGGSVKDRIGFAMIKAAEDAGLINKDTVIIEPTSGNTGIALALVSAARGYRLILTMPETMSIERRSLLKAYGAEIVLTPGPLGMKGAVAKAEELAAETPNSFIPQQFNNPANPAVHRATTAEEIWRDTDGQVDIIVGGVGTGGTITGVGQVLKQKKSSVQIIAVEPDESPVLSGGSPAPHKIQGIGAGFVPQVFDKTAVDEVFRVKSTEAFAASRLLAREDGLLVGISSGAAFHAAREVASRPENAGKLIVVVFPDTGERYLSTTLYADPEVTA, from the coding sequence ATGGGAAGAATAGCAGAGACACTCACGGATTTAATCGGCAACACACCCCTTCTGGCTATCGGACGCGCAGCACAGGGAGCTAAAGGCAGAATCGCGGCTAAACTTGAATCATTCAACCCCGGCGGCAGCGTGAAGGACAGGATCGGCTTTGCGATGATAAAAGCGGCAGAAGACGCAGGCCTCATCAATAAGGACACTGTTATCATAGAACCCACAAGCGGCAACACAGGCATAGCCCTCGCCCTCGTCAGCGCGGCAAGGGGCTACAGGCTAATACTCACCATGCCCGAAACAATGAGCATTGAACGCCGCTCACTCCTCAAGGCATACGGAGCGGAAATCGTGCTCACACCCGGCCCCCTTGGGATGAAGGGAGCAGTGGCCAAGGCGGAGGAACTCGCCGCGGAAACGCCCAACTCATTCATACCCCAGCAGTTCAACAACCCCGCTAACCCCGCAGTCCACAGGGCAACAACAGCGGAGGAGATCTGGCGCGATACTGACGGACAGGTTGACATAATAGTCGGCGGTGTTGGCACAGGCGGAACAATCACAGGGGTGGGACAGGTTCTCAAGCAGAAAAAGTCCTCCGTTCAGATAATAGCCGTTGAACCGGACGAATCCCCCGTTCTTTCAGGCGGAAGCCCCGCACCCCACAAGATTCAGGGCATAGGCGCAGGTTTTGTTCCGCAGGTTTTTGATAAAACGGCAGTAGATGAGGTTTTCAGGGTAAAAAGCACTGAGGCCTTCGCCGCATCCAGACTTCTCGCCAGAGAGGACGGACTCCTTGTGGGAATCTCCTCCGGCGCTGCGTTCCATGCAGCAAGGGAAGTGGCATCCAGACCCGAAAACGCAGGAAAGCTCATTGTTGTGGTTTTCCCCGATACAGGGGAACGTTACCTTTCCACAACCCTGTACGCCGACCCCGAAGTTACGGCTTAA